Proteins encoded by one window of Xanthomonas sp. DAR 80977:
- a CDS encoding IclR family transcriptional regulator, with product MTTPPPKYRAPALDKGLDILELLARDARPMTMSEISQGIGRSRGEIFRMLQVLEERGYLTRGPGEGGYVLTNRLFMLGMQQPQVQNVTEVALPVMRRLADAIRQPCHLVAPSDDQIVVIAQMDVPSDLGMVVRPGHRRPLAHSTSGLVLFAFQHEDAQARLLQRLDAGEVAYDRAGFLAAAAQVRALGYSIHPSEAVVGVIDLTAPILQHGSAIYTLTVPFIERRPQEIDAQAAMQAVCAAAAEISAALGV from the coding sequence ATGACCACGCCCCCGCCCAAGTACCGTGCCCCCGCCCTGGACAAGGGCCTGGACATCCTCGAACTGCTGGCGCGCGACGCGCGGCCGATGACGATGAGCGAGATCTCGCAGGGCATCGGCCGCTCGCGCGGCGAGATCTTCCGCATGCTGCAGGTGCTGGAAGAGCGCGGCTACCTGACCAGGGGGCCGGGCGAGGGCGGCTACGTGCTGACCAATCGCCTGTTCATGCTCGGCATGCAGCAGCCGCAGGTGCAGAACGTCACCGAGGTGGCGCTGCCGGTGATGCGCCGGCTGGCCGATGCGATCCGCCAGCCCTGCCACCTGGTGGCGCCGTCGGACGACCAGATCGTGGTCATCGCGCAGATGGACGTGCCCAGCGACCTGGGCATGGTGGTGCGCCCCGGCCATCGCCGCCCGCTCGCCCATTCCACTTCCGGCCTGGTGCTGTTCGCGTTCCAGCACGAAGACGCGCAGGCGCGGCTGCTGCAGCGCCTGGACGCCGGCGAGGTGGCCTACGACCGTGCCGGCTTCCTCGCCGCCGCCGCGCAGGTGCGCGCGCTGGGCTACAGCATCCACCCCAGCGAAGCGGTGGTCGGCGTGATCGACCTGACCGCACCGATCCTGCAGCACGGCAGCGCCATCTACACGCTGACCGTGCCCTTCATCGAGCGCCGCCCGCAGGAAATCGATGCGCAGGCGGCGATGCAGGCGGTGTGCGCGGCGGCGGCGGAGATCAGCGCGGCGCTGGGCGTGTAG
- a CDS encoding helix-turn-helix domain-containing protein, translating into MFSIGSRIRRVRSMANLSQSQLAEQVGVKRSAVAQWERDPGTFPSVKNLVKIAVIADVKFEWLATGRGSPQAQPHEFDTVATLSDFAQNEDESRALELLRRLSPKKRHAVCAILEALCL; encoded by the coding sequence ATGTTCTCCATCGGCAGTCGTATTCGCCGCGTACGCAGCATGGCCAATCTTTCGCAGTCGCAACTGGCCGAACAGGTCGGGGTAAAACGCAGTGCGGTAGCGCAATGGGAACGCGATCCCGGAACGTTTCCCAGCGTCAAGAACCTGGTGAAGATCGCGGTCATTGCCGACGTGAAGTTCGAGTGGCTGGCGACCGGGCGCGGCTCGCCGCAGGCGCAGCCGCATGAATTCGACACCGTCGCGACATTGTCCGACTTCGCCCAGAACGAGGATGAAAGCCGGGCATTGGAACTGTTGCGGCGGCTGTCGCCCAAGAAGCGCCATGCCGTCTGCGCCATTCTCGAAGCGCTGTGCCTGTGA
- the mdcC gene encoding malonate decarboxylase acyl carrier protein, producing METLRYRYDGHLAPNGRRDHVLVGVVSSGNLEVLIEPQELGGAMQIEIVTAADGFGTIWQAVLDDFAARHPLRDVRISINDVGATPAVVGLRLDQAVEALQEDA from the coding sequence ATGGAAACCCTTCGCTATCGCTACGACGGGCACCTGGCGCCGAACGGCCGGCGCGACCACGTGCTGGTCGGCGTGGTGTCGTCAGGCAACCTGGAAGTGCTGATCGAACCGCAGGAGCTGGGCGGGGCGATGCAGATCGAGATCGTCACCGCCGCCGACGGCTTCGGCACGATCTGGCAGGCGGTGCTGGACGATTTCGCCGCGCGCCATCCGCTGCGCGACGTGCGCATCTCGATCAACGATGTCGGCGCCACCCCGGCGGTGGTGGGGCTGCGCCTGGACCAGGCGGTGGAAGCCTTGCAGGAGGATGCGTGA
- the mdcB gene encoding triphosphoribosyl-dephospho-CoA synthase MdcB yields MPHRLGRLAVASLHAELACAPKPGLVTPFDQGSHDDMDAATFLRSLFALRGYFVAIAAAGAAGATFPALRDLGIAAERSMLRATGGINTHRGAIFSLGLLVAAAARLRPRHPAAPDGIAVCNAVGLWRDALLDAPLDAHSHGQRMRRLHGVTGVREQAAAGFPLLREVALPTLRSALCAGLAHDAAMAQTLLQLIAHTDDLNLLHRGGRDGLRFAQRSAQAFLAAGGAAQPQWRQQLARIGDAFVARRLSPGGSADLLACACFLQRQETA; encoded by the coding sequence ATGCCTCATCGCCTCGGCCGCCTCGCCGTCGCCAGCCTGCATGCCGAACTGGCCTGCGCGCCGAAGCCCGGCCTGGTCACGCCGTTCGATCAAGGCAGCCACGACGACATGGATGCGGCCACCTTCCTGCGCAGCCTGTTCGCATTGCGCGGCTACTTCGTCGCGATCGCCGCCGCCGGCGCGGCGGGCGCGACGTTCCCCGCACTGCGCGACCTCGGCATCGCCGCCGAACGTTCCATGCTGCGCGCCACCGGCGGCATCAACACCCATCGCGGTGCGATCTTCAGCCTGGGCCTGCTGGTCGCCGCGGCGGCGCGGCTGCGCCCCCGGCATCCCGCGGCGCCGGATGGCATCGCGGTGTGCAACGCGGTCGGCCTGTGGCGCGATGCGCTGCTGGACGCACCATTGGACGCGCACAGCCACGGCCAGCGCATGCGCCGCCTGCACGGCGTGACTGGCGTGCGCGAACAGGCTGCCGCAGGCTTCCCGCTGCTGCGCGAGGTGGCGCTGCCGACGCTGCGCAGCGCGCTGTGCGCCGGCCTCGCGCACGATGCCGCCATGGCGCAAACCCTGCTGCAGCTGATCGCGCACACCGACGACCTGAACCTGCTGCACCGCGGCGGCCGCGACGGCCTGCGCTTCGCGCAGCGCAGCGCGCAGGCGTTCCTCGCTGCCGGCGGTGCGGCGCAGCCGCAGTGGCGCCAGCAGCTGGCGCGCATCGGCGACGCCTTCGTCGCGCGCCGGCTGAGCCCGGGCGGCAGCGCCGACCTGCTTGCCTGCGCCTGCTTCCTGCAGCGCCAGGAGACCGCATGA
- the fucP gene encoding L-fucose:H+ symporter permease, with product MHYSSDTATAAPGTLARTAIVPLVLIVSLFFLWGMANNLNDILIKQFKKAFELSDLQAGLVQSAFYLGYFVFAIPAAMFMRRFSYKAAVVLGLLLYAAGAFLFYPAAQEHTYGLFLLALFVIASGLAFLETTANPLVTVLGPAAGAAQRLNLAQAFNPLGSITGVLIGQHFILSGVEHTPQELQAMAPAARASFFAAESAAVQTPYLIIGAVVVLWALLIALTRFPVTRDSGAAASGGKAYFGPLLRNRRFVFAVVAQFFYVGAQVGIWSFLIRYLQDAVPGTPEKTAANFLTVSLFLFMGGRFIGSFMLRYVAPAVLLGAFALLNLLLCGVAIALPGWTGLYALVASSAFMSVMFPTIFALGLDGLNDDARKLGSSLIVMSIIGGAVLTALMGALSDRAGIHWAMTVPALCFAVILVFASYARDRAAAARATAAGA from the coding sequence ATGCACTACAGCAGCGACACCGCGACAGCGGCGCCCGGCACTCTGGCCCGTACCGCCATCGTGCCCCTGGTCCTGATCGTCAGCCTGTTCTTCCTCTGGGGCATGGCGAACAACCTCAACGACATCCTGATCAAGCAGTTCAAGAAGGCCTTCGAGCTGTCCGACCTGCAGGCCGGGCTGGTGCAGAGCGCGTTCTACCTGGGCTACTTCGTGTTCGCGATCCCGGCGGCGATGTTCATGCGCCGCTTCAGCTACAAGGCGGCGGTGGTGCTCGGGCTGCTGCTGTACGCGGCCGGCGCGTTCCTGTTCTACCCGGCCGCGCAGGAGCACACCTACGGGCTGTTCCTGCTGGCGCTGTTCGTGATCGCCAGCGGCCTGGCGTTCCTGGAAACCACGGCCAATCCGCTGGTCACCGTGCTCGGCCCGGCCGCGGGCGCGGCGCAGCGGCTGAACCTGGCGCAGGCGTTCAATCCGCTGGGCTCGATCACCGGCGTGCTGATCGGCCAGCATTTCATCCTGTCCGGCGTGGAGCACACCCCGCAGGAACTGCAGGCGATGGCGCCGGCCGCGCGCGCCAGCTTCTTCGCCGCCGAATCGGCCGCGGTGCAGACCCCGTACCTGATCATCGGCGCGGTGGTGGTGCTGTGGGCGCTGCTGATCGCGCTGACCCGCTTCCCGGTCACCCGCGACAGCGGTGCCGCCGCCAGCGGCGGCAAGGCCTACTTCGGCCCGCTGCTGCGCAACCGCCGCTTCGTGTTCGCGGTGGTCGCGCAGTTCTTCTACGTCGGCGCGCAGGTCGGCATCTGGAGCTTCCTGATCCGCTACCTGCAGGATGCGGTGCCGGGCACGCCGGAGAAGACCGCGGCGAATTTCCTGACCGTCTCGCTGTTTCTGTTCATGGGCGGCCGCTTCATCGGCAGCTTCATGCTGCGCTACGTGGCGCCGGCGGTGCTGCTGGGCGCGTTCGCGCTGCTCAACCTGCTGTTGTGCGGGGTGGCGATCGCCTTGCCGGGCTGGACCGGGCTGTATGCGCTGGTGGCCAGCAGCGCGTTCATGTCGGTGATGTTCCCGACCATCTTCGCGCTGGGCCTGGACGGCTTGAACGACGACGCGCGCAAGCTCGGCTCGTCATTGATCGTGATGTCGATCATCGGCGGCGCGGTGCTGACCGCGCTGATGGGCGCGCTGTCCGACCGCGCCGGCATCCACTGGGCGATGACCGTGCCGGCGCTGTGCTTCGCGGTGATCCTGGTGTTCGCGTCCTATGCGCGCGACCGCGCGGCCGCGGCGCGCGCCACCGCAGCGGGAGCCTGA
- a CDS encoding acyltransferase domain-containing protein yields the protein MSLALLCPGQGAQHPAMFDYSAGAPAAEAVLAAAAQVLGADPRALAGGDARYDNAVAQPLVCAAALANAAALLPQLPPPALLLGYSIGELAAHALGGGMDASTCLALAVRRAQRMDAASRNGDGLIAVQGLLRDAAEALCAQTGLHIAIVNGDDHLILGGHADALAQGERQARALRARVTRLPVAVAAHTPLLASAAQAFAADLRDAALAAPRATLLAGIDGHRIGDRDDAIGALSAQLATTLDWAGTLRQAAERGARVFLELGPGGALARIARELLPDCQARSVEEFGSLAAAAAWARQVEQRMQ from the coding sequence ATGAGCCTGGCGCTGCTATGCCCGGGGCAGGGCGCGCAACATCCGGCGATGTTCGACTACAGCGCCGGCGCGCCTGCGGCCGAGGCGGTGCTGGCCGCGGCCGCGCAGGTGCTCGGCGCCGATCCGCGCGCGCTGGCCGGCGGCGATGCGCGCTACGACAACGCGGTCGCGCAGCCGCTGGTCTGTGCCGCGGCCCTGGCCAACGCCGCGGCGCTGCTGCCGCAGTTGCCGCCGCCGGCGCTGCTGCTCGGCTACAGCATCGGCGAGCTAGCCGCGCACGCGCTGGGCGGCGGCATGGACGCGTCGACCTGCCTGGCGCTGGCGGTGCGGCGCGCGCAGCGCATGGATGCGGCCAGCCGCAACGGCGACGGCCTGATCGCCGTGCAGGGCCTGCTGCGCGACGCCGCCGAGGCGCTGTGCGCGCAGACCGGCCTGCACATCGCCATCGTCAACGGCGACGACCATCTGATTCTCGGCGGTCACGCCGATGCGCTGGCGCAGGGCGAACGGCAGGCGCGCGCCCTGCGCGCGCGGGTCACGCGGCTGCCGGTGGCGGTGGCCGCGCATACGCCGCTGCTGGCGAGCGCGGCGCAGGCCTTCGCCGCCGACCTGCGCGACGCCGCGCTGGCCGCGCCGCGCGCCACGCTGCTGGCGGGCATCGACGGGCACCGCATCGGCGACCGCGACGACGCCATCGGCGCGCTGTCGGCGCAGCTGGCGACGACGCTGGATTGGGCGGGCACGCTGCGCCAGGCCGCCGAGCGCGGCGCGCGCGTGTTCCTGGAACTTGGACCGGGCGGTGCGCTGGCGCGCATCGCGCGCGAGCTGTTGCCGGACTGCCAGGCACGCTCGGTGGAGGAGTTCGGCAGCCTGGCCGCGGCGGCGGCCTGGGCGCGGCAGGTGGAGCAACGCATGCAGTGA
- the mdcA gene encoding malonate decarboxylase subunit alpha: MPQDWNTLADNRRQRMQRAAALARGRLVEAKDAVALLEAVIEPGDRVCVEGNNQKQADFLSQCLTEVDPARVHGLHLLQSVLALPTHLDVFERGIAQRLDFSFSGPQALRLARLVADNRIEIGAIHTYLELFGRYFVDLTPRVALVAAQAADRHGNLYTGPNTEDTPVIAEATAFKGGIVIAQVNEIVDTLPRVDIPADWIGYVVQAPRPHYIEPLFTRDPAQISEIQVLMAMMAIKGIYAEYGVDRLNHGIGFDTAAIELLLPTYAESLGLRGKICRHWALNPHPALIPAIESGFVKSVHSFGSELGMEQYIAARADVFFAGPDGSMRSNRAFSQTAGLYACDMFIGSTLQIDLQGNSSTATRDRIAGFGGAPNMGSDARGRRHGSPAWLKAGREAARPGEMPRGRKLVVQMVETFREHMAPAFVERLDAWELAERAKMPLPPVMIYGDDVSHVLTEEGIANLLLCRSAEEREQAIRGVAGYTAVGLGRDKRMVENLRDRGVIRRPEDLGIRLRDASRDLLAARSVKDLVRWSGGLYAPPQRFRNW, encoded by the coding sequence ATGCCTCAAGACTGGAACACGCTCGCCGACAATCGCCGGCAACGCATGCAGCGCGCCGCCGCCCTGGCGCGCGGGCGGCTGGTGGAGGCCAAGGACGCGGTGGCGCTGCTGGAGGCGGTGATCGAGCCGGGCGACCGCGTGTGCGTGGAAGGCAACAACCAGAAGCAGGCCGATTTCCTATCGCAGTGCCTGACCGAGGTCGATCCGGCGCGGGTGCACGGGCTGCATCTGCTGCAGTCGGTGCTGGCGCTGCCGACGCACCTGGACGTGTTCGAGCGCGGCATCGCCCAGCGCCTGGATTTCTCCTTCTCCGGGCCGCAGGCGCTGCGCCTGGCACGGCTGGTCGCCGACAACCGCATCGAGATCGGCGCGATCCACACCTACCTGGAACTGTTCGGGCGCTATTTCGTCGACCTGACCCCGCGCGTGGCGCTGGTCGCGGCGCAGGCCGCCGACCGCCACGGCAACCTCTACACCGGGCCGAACACCGAGGACACGCCGGTGATCGCCGAGGCCACCGCGTTCAAGGGCGGCATCGTCATCGCCCAGGTCAACGAGATCGTGGACACGCTGCCGCGCGTGGACATCCCCGCCGACTGGATCGGCTACGTGGTGCAGGCGCCGCGCCCGCACTACATCGAACCGCTGTTCACCCGCGACCCGGCGCAGATCTCCGAGATCCAGGTGCTGATGGCGATGATGGCGATCAAGGGCATCTACGCCGAGTACGGCGTGGACCGGCTCAACCACGGCATCGGCTTCGATACCGCGGCGATCGAACTGCTGCTGCCCACCTACGCCGAATCGCTGGGCCTGCGCGGCAAGATCTGCCGGCACTGGGCGCTGAATCCGCATCCGGCGCTGATCCCGGCGATCGAGTCGGGCTTCGTCAAATCCGTGCACTCGTTCGGCTCGGAGCTGGGCATGGAGCAGTACATCGCCGCGCGCGCCGACGTGTTCTTCGCCGGGCCGGACGGGTCGATGCGCTCCAACCGCGCGTTCTCGCAGACCGCCGGCCTGTATGCCTGCGACATGTTCATCGGCTCCACGCTGCAGATCGACCTGCAGGGCAACAGTTCCACCGCCACCCGCGACCGCATCGCCGGCTTCGGCGGCGCGCCGAACATGGGCTCGGACGCGCGCGGCCGCCGCCATGGCAGCCCCGCCTGGCTCAAGGCCGGGCGCGAGGCCGCGCGCCCGGGCGAGATGCCGCGCGGGCGCAAGCTGGTGGTGCAGATGGTGGAGACCTTCCGCGAACACATGGCGCCGGCCTTCGTCGAGCGGCTCGACGCGTGGGAACTGGCCGAGCGCGCGAAGATGCCGCTGCCGCCGGTGATGATCTACGGCGACGACGTCAGCCACGTGCTGACCGAGGAAGGCATCGCCAACCTGCTGCTGTGCCGCAGCGCGGAGGAGCGCGAGCAGGCGATCCGCGGCGTGGCCGGCTACACCGCGGTGGGCCTGGGCCGCGACAAGCGCATGGTCGAGAACCTGCGCGACCGCGGCGTGATCCGCCGCCCCGAAGACCTGGGCATCCGTTTGCGCGACGCCAGCCGCGACCTGCTGGCCGCACGCAGCGTCAAGGATCTGGTGCGCTGGTCCGGCGGCCTGTACGCGCCGCCGCAACGTTTCCGCAACTGGTAA
- the mdcE gene encoding biotin-independent malonate decarboxylase subunit gamma, with the protein MELTPLLQQLFPLGHRVEVRDGVIGGSASTALGEVTVIGSADKLEVGVEHALALAAAVLDSTRAHPQRPIVMLVDTAGQRPSRKDELLGINGYFGHLAQCLDLARRRGARLLTLVYGESVSGGFLAFGLMADAIYALPEAQVRVMDLRAMARVTKQPLEKLQALSKSSPVFAPGVENYVAMGAVQALWQGDLAQALVAALQAPLHGDERAQRGAERNGRLLAAPIAAEVAAGHA; encoded by the coding sequence ATGGAACTGACCCCTCTGTTGCAGCAACTGTTTCCGCTCGGCCACCGGGTCGAGGTACGCGACGGCGTGATCGGCGGCAGCGCCAGCACCGCGCTGGGCGAGGTCACCGTGATCGGCAGTGCGGACAAGCTGGAAGTGGGCGTGGAGCACGCGCTGGCGCTGGCCGCCGCGGTGCTGGACAGCACCCGCGCGCATCCGCAGCGGCCGATCGTGATGCTGGTCGATACCGCCGGCCAGCGGCCGTCGCGCAAGGACGAACTGCTCGGCATCAACGGCTACTTCGGCCACCTGGCGCAGTGCCTGGACCTGGCGCGGCGGCGCGGCGCGCGCCTGCTCACGCTGGTCTACGGCGAATCGGTCAGCGGCGGTTTCCTGGCGTTCGGGCTGATGGCCGACGCGATCTACGCGCTGCCCGAGGCGCAGGTGCGGGTGATGGACCTGCGCGCGATGGCGCGGGTCACCAAGCAGCCGCTGGAGAAGCTGCAGGCCTTGAGCAAGAGCTCGCCGGTGTTCGCGCCGGGCGTGGAGAACTACGTGGCGATGGGGGCGGTGCAGGCGCTGTGGCAGGGCGATCTGGCGCAGGCGCTGGTCGCCGCGCTGCAGGCGCCGCTGCACGGCGACGAACGCGCGCAACGCGGCGCCGAGCGCAACGGCCGCCTGCTCGCCGCGCCGATCGCCGCGGAGGTCGCTGCCGGCCATGCATGA
- the mdcG gene encoding malonate decarboxylase holo-[acyl-carrier-protein] synthase, which yields MHEPLARHDLVWLAADAPWQARTPGAQARLRDWFAAGHPAIVARGDRGDDAQLLRLGVPLPPAEGKQRLSLSVQRDAVLRQRAPLTLDEVCAQVQAVPDWQAPLHELQALAAAHVLTPRVFGAFAWQALTGLPYVRAGSDIDLLWQLPSPAQATALLAELARWEQRHGQRADGEVLLPDGSAVSWRELAGDSAQLLVKALRDCRLQPRAELLQAWSA from the coding sequence ATGCATGAGCCGCTCGCCCGGCACGACCTGGTCTGGCTCGCGGCCGATGCGCCGTGGCAGGCACGCACGCCGGGTGCGCAGGCGCGCCTGCGCGACTGGTTCGCCGCCGGCCATCCGGCGATCGTCGCGCGCGGCGATCGCGGCGACGACGCGCAGCTGCTGCGCCTGGGCGTGCCGTTGCCGCCGGCCGAGGGCAAGCAGCGGCTGTCGCTGTCGGTGCAGCGCGATGCGGTGCTGCGACAGCGCGCACCGCTGACGCTGGACGAGGTCTGCGCGCAGGTGCAGGCCGTGCCCGACTGGCAGGCACCGCTGCACGAATTGCAGGCGCTGGCCGCCGCGCATGTGCTGACCCCGCGCGTGTTCGGCGCCTTCGCCTGGCAGGCGCTGACCGGCTTGCCCTATGTGCGGGCCGGCTCGGACATCGACCTGCTGTGGCAGCTGCCGTCGCCGGCGCAGGCGACGGCGTTGCTCGCCGAGCTGGCGCGCTGGGAGCAGCGCCATGGGCAGCGCGCCGACGGCGAAGTGCTGCTGCCCGACGGCAGCGCGGTGAGCTGGCGCGAGCTGGCCGGCGACAGCGCGCAACTGCTGGTCAAGGCGCTGCGCGACTGCCGCCTGCAGCCGCGTGCGGAACTGCTGCAGGCATGGAGCGCGTGA
- a CDS encoding GntR family transcriptional regulator: MTLAPDIRTPRKRVALYEDVAERLRQKIYDYVLPPGEWIDEPALVAELGISRTPLRESLKLLAAEGLVQIEPGRGARVTRLNLEDLNELFPVMALLEGRCAYEAVRKVDAAGLARLETLHARMEQAADEGDLAEYYRQNYLIHESVQEFAGNPWLIRVTHDLHRILKMHRGRQLLAPGRMQQSLSEHRELMDCFRRGDAEGAERTMNRHLQSQGNALAMYVAAGGKLNVPAPLPRGRD; the protein is encoded by the coding sequence ATGACCCTCGCGCCCGACATCCGTACGCCGCGCAAGCGTGTGGCGCTGTACGAAGACGTGGCCGAGCGGCTGCGGCAGAAGATCTACGACTACGTGTTGCCGCCGGGCGAGTGGATCGACGAGCCGGCGCTGGTCGCCGAACTGGGCATCAGCCGCACCCCGCTGCGCGAGAGCCTGAAGCTGCTCGCCGCCGAAGGCCTGGTGCAGATCGAGCCCGGCCGCGGTGCGCGCGTGACCCGGCTGAACCTGGAGGACCTCAACGAGCTGTTCCCGGTGATGGCGCTGCTGGAGGGCCGCTGCGCCTACGAGGCGGTGCGCAAGGTCGATGCCGCCGGCCTGGCGCGGCTGGAAACGCTGCACGCGCGCATGGAGCAGGCCGCCGACGAAGGCGACCTGGCCGAGTACTACCGGCAGAACTACCTGATCCACGAATCGGTGCAGGAATTCGCCGGCAACCCATGGCTGATCCGCGTCACCCACGACCTGCACCGCATCCTCAAGATGCACCGCGGGCGCCAGCTGCTGGCGCCCGGACGCATGCAGCAATCGCTGTCCGAGCACCGCGAACTGATGGACTGCTTCCGCCGCGGCGACGCCGAAGGCGCCGAGCGCACCATGAACCGGCACCTGCAAAGCCAGGGCAACGCCCTGGCGATGTACGTGGCCGCCGGCGGCAAGCTCAATGTGCCGGCGCCGTTGCCTAGGGGCCGGGATTAG
- a CDS encoding biotin-independent malonate decarboxylase subunit beta — MSAIPNNRRPRSFYEADARERIAGLLDPGSFREFVGPRQRAMSPHLAQLDQPGAFDDGIVVGEGRLDGRSVLIAAQQGQFMGGAVGEVHGAKLTGLLQRAVATKPSAVLLLPDTGGVRLHEANAGLIAISEIMRATLDARAAGVPVLALIGSGNGCFGGMGIVSRCCLRIVMSEEGRLGLSGPEVIETVRGVEEFDSRDRALVWRVTGGKHRYLLGEAQALVADAIDEFRAAAIAALAAPAPAADDDGLARIAAEHAALRQRLDAYGDCRDGTEIWRRQGIADPDALPLLDTAAFLAAVADRSP; from the coding sequence ATGAGCGCGATCCCCAACAACCGCCGCCCGCGCAGCTTCTACGAAGCCGATGCGCGCGAGCGCATCGCCGGCCTGCTCGATCCCGGCTCGTTCCGCGAGTTCGTCGGCCCACGCCAGCGCGCGATGAGTCCGCACCTGGCGCAGCTGGACCAGCCCGGCGCGTTCGACGACGGCATCGTGGTCGGCGAGGGCCGGCTCGACGGGCGCAGCGTGCTGATCGCCGCGCAGCAAGGCCAGTTCATGGGCGGCGCGGTCGGCGAGGTGCATGGCGCCAAGCTCACCGGGCTGCTGCAGCGGGCCGTGGCGACGAAACCTTCGGCGGTGCTGCTGCTGCCCGACACCGGCGGCGTGCGCCTGCACGAGGCCAACGCCGGCTTGATCGCGATCTCCGAGATCATGCGCGCCACGCTCGACGCGCGCGCCGCCGGCGTGCCGGTGCTGGCGCTGATCGGCAGCGGCAACGGCTGCTTCGGCGGCATGGGCATCGTCAGCCGCTGCTGCTTGCGCATCGTCATGTCCGAGGAAGGGCGGCTGGGCCTGTCGGGTCCGGAAGTGATCGAGACCGTGCGCGGCGTTGAGGAATTCGATTCGCGCGATCGCGCCCTGGTCTGGCGCGTGACCGGCGGCAAGCACCGCTATCTGCTCGGCGAGGCGCAAGCGCTGGTGGCCGACGCCATCGATGAGTTTCGCGCCGCGGCGATCGCGGCGCTGGCGGCGCCGGCGCCGGCCGCGGACGACGACGGCCTGGCGCGCATCGCCGCCGAACACGCCGCGTTGCGCCAGCGCCTGGACGCCTACGGCGATTGCCGAGACGGCACGGAGATCTGGCGCCGGCAAGGCATCGCCGATCCGGACGCGCTGCCGCTGCTGGACACCGCCGCCTTCCTTGCCGCCGTCGCCGACCGGAGCCCGTGA
- a CDS encoding SLC13 family permease produces MSPQIATIIGLIVMFIVATALPVNMGAVAFALAFIIGGVWVGMDGKEVLAGFPGDLFLTLVGITYLFAIARNNGTIDLLVHWAVRAVRGKIVAIPWVMFVVTAVLTAFGALGPAAVAIIGPVALRFAKQYRINPLMMGLLVIHGAQAGGFSPISVYGGITNKVVEKAGLDVTEMAVFLTSLGFNFLMALICFFAFGGLALLRREQAPSLANAEYVPVGDQSSHRQFAIEGHGALLSAGGGTLSTDPVALEAMSLNRDRVLTLFGLLGLGIASLIYNLNVGLVSMTVAVVLALLSPKAQKGAVDGISWSTVLLISGVVTYVAVLQESGAVDYIGNGVSDIGIPLLGALLVCYVGGIVSAFASSAAVLGATIPLAVPFLLQGHLGAAGVICALAISSTVVDVSPFSTNGALVVASAAPDERESLYKRFLIYSGLVVAFGPLLAWLLLVVPGWL; encoded by the coding sequence ATGAGTCCACAAATCGCGACGATCATCGGCTTGATCGTCATGTTCATCGTGGCCACGGCGTTGCCGGTCAACATGGGCGCCGTCGCGTTCGCGTTGGCCTTCATCATCGGTGGCGTCTGGGTAGGCATGGACGGGAAGGAGGTCTTGGCCGGATTCCCCGGCGACCTGTTCCTGACCCTGGTCGGCATCACCTATCTGTTCGCGATCGCGCGCAACAACGGCACCATCGATCTGCTGGTGCATTGGGCGGTGCGCGCGGTCCGCGGCAAGATCGTGGCGATCCCGTGGGTGATGTTCGTGGTCACCGCGGTGCTGACCGCGTTCGGCGCGCTCGGCCCGGCGGCGGTGGCGATCATCGGCCCGGTCGCGCTGCGCTTCGCCAAGCAGTACAGGATCAATCCGTTGATGATGGGCCTGCTGGTGATCCACGGCGCGCAGGCCGGCGGCTTCTCGCCGATCAGCGTGTACGGCGGCATCACCAACAAGGTGGTGGAGAAGGCCGGGCTGGACGTGACCGAGATGGCGGTGTTCCTGACCAGCCTCGGCTTCAACTTCCTGATGGCGCTGATCTGCTTCTTCGCCTTCGGCGGCCTGGCGCTGCTGCGGCGCGAGCAGGCGCCGTCGCTGGCCAACGCCGAGTACGTGCCGGTGGGCGACCAGTCCTCGCACCGCCAGTTCGCGATCGAAGGCCATGGCGCGTTGCTGTCGGCCGGCGGCGGCACCTTGTCGACCGACCCGGTGGCGCTGGAGGCGATGAGCCTGAACCGCGATCGCGTGCTGACCCTGTTCGGCCTGCTCGGCCTGGGCATCGCCTCGCTGATCTACAACCTCAACGTCGGCCTGGTGTCGATGACCGTGGCGGTGGTGCTGGCGCTGCTGTCGCCGAAGGCGCAGAAGGGCGCGGTGGACGGCATCAGCTGGTCCACGGTGCTGCTGATCAGCGGCGTGGTCACCTACGTGGCGGTGCTGCAGGAGAGCGGGGCGGTGGACTACATCGGCAACGGCGTGTCCGACATCGGCATCCCGCTGCTCGGCGCCTTGCTGGTGTGCTACGTCGGCGGCATCGTGTCCGCGTTCGCCTCCTCGGCGGCGGTGCTGGGCGCGACCATCCCGCTGGCGGTGCCGTTCCTGCTGCAGGGCCATCTCGGCGCGGCCGGGGTGATCTGCGCGCTGGCGATTTCGTCGACGGTGGTGGACGTGAGCCCGTTCTCGACCAACGGCGCGCTGGTGGTGGCCTCGGCCGCGCCGGACGAACGCGAGTCGCTGTACAAGCGCTTCCTGATCTACAGCGGCCTGGTGGTCGCCTTCGGCCCGCTGCTGGCCTGGCTGCTGCTGGTGGTGCCGGGGTGGCTTTGA